The Hymenobacter oligotrophus genome has a window encoding:
- the thrS gene encoding threonine--tRNA ligase — MINITLPDGSVRQFEAGASGYDVAASISEGLARNALAVRVNGEVRDLHRPINDSATLEILTWNDEAGKNTFWHSSAHLLAEALEALYPGVKFGIGPPIENGFYYDVDLGEGRSISPDDYAKIEQKMLELAKNKSRYERREVSKADAIAYFQEKGDPYKLDLLEGLEDGSITFYQQGNFTDLCRGPHLPDTANIKAAKVLNVAGAYWRGDEKNKQLTRIYAITFPKDKELKEYLHKLEEARKRDHRKLGKELELFAFSERVGAGLPLWLPKGTALRERLEQFMRRAQVKAGYLPVVTPHIGAKELYVTSGHYEKYGADSFQPIKTPNPGEEFFLKPMNCPHHCEIYKTKPRSYRDLPLRLAEFGTVYRYEQSGELHGLTRVRGFTQDDAHIFCRQDQVKEEFIKVIDLVLYVFRALGFEDYTAQISLRDPANKQKYIGTDENWAAAESAIQEAAQERGLRTVTELGEAAFYGPKLDFMVRDALGRKWQLGTIQVDYNLPERFDLEYVAPDNSRQRPVMIHRAPFGSLERFVAVLIEHCAGNFPLWLAPEQFIVLPISDKYHEYARRVQEQLQQADLRGTVDERDERIGRKIRDAEMQKVPYLLVVGEKEADNGIVSVRRHGEGDLGSMPIEAFVRNFQEQVEELMNGRGTVAAH, encoded by the coding sequence ATGATCAACATCACGCTCCCCGACGGTTCCGTGCGCCAGTTCGAAGCTGGTGCGAGCGGCTACGATGTAGCCGCCAGCATCAGCGAAGGCCTGGCCCGCAACGCCTTGGCCGTGCGTGTCAACGGCGAAGTCCGTGACCTGCACCGCCCCATCAACGACTCTGCCACGCTTGAAATTCTCACGTGGAATGACGAAGCGGGGAAAAATACATTCTGGCACTCCTCAGCTCACTTGCTGGCCGAGGCGCTGGAGGCTTTGTACCCGGGCGTAAAATTCGGCATCGGACCGCCCATCGAAAACGGATTTTACTACGACGTGGACCTTGGCGAAGGCCGTAGTATCTCGCCCGATGACTACGCCAAAATCGAGCAGAAAATGCTCGAACTCGCCAAAAACAAAAGCCGTTACGAGCGCCGCGAGGTAAGCAAAGCCGATGCCATTGCCTACTTTCAGGAAAAAGGCGACCCGTATAAGCTCGACCTGCTTGAAGGCCTGGAAGACGGTAGCATTACTTTCTACCAGCAAGGCAATTTCACGGATTTGTGCCGTGGGCCGCACCTGCCCGATACTGCCAACATCAAAGCTGCGAAAGTCCTGAACGTAGCGGGCGCTTACTGGCGCGGCGACGAGAAGAACAAGCAGCTTACCCGCATCTATGCCATCACCTTTCCCAAAGACAAGGAACTGAAGGAGTACCTGCACAAGCTGGAGGAAGCGCGCAAGCGCGACCACCGCAAGCTGGGCAAGGAACTCGAGTTATTTGCTTTCTCGGAGCGGGTAGGAGCGGGTTTGCCCTTGTGGTTGCCCAAAGGCACGGCTCTGCGCGAGCGGTTGGAGCAATTTATGCGCCGGGCGCAAGTGAAAGCGGGTTATTTGCCCGTGGTTACCCCGCACATCGGTGCCAAGGAACTGTACGTTACCTCGGGCCACTACGAGAAGTACGGCGCCGATTCGTTTCAGCCGATCAAGACGCCGAACCCGGGCGAGGAGTTCTTCCTCAAGCCCATGAACTGCCCGCACCACTGCGAGATTTACAAAACCAAGCCGCGCTCGTACCGCGACTTGCCGCTGCGCCTGGCCGAGTTTGGCACGGTGTACCGCTACGAGCAATCGGGCGAGCTGCATGGCCTAACCCGCGTACGTGGCTTTACCCAAGACGACGCCCACATCTTCTGCCGTCAGGATCAAGTAAAAGAGGAGTTCATCAAGGTTATCGACTTGGTGCTCTACGTGTTCCGGGCGCTGGGCTTTGAAGATTACACGGCCCAGATTTCGCTCCGCGACCCGGCTAACAAGCAGAAATACATCGGTACCGACGAGAACTGGGCGGCTGCCGAATCAGCTATTCAGGAGGCAGCGCAAGAGCGCGGCTTGCGCACCGTTACCGAGCTCGGCGAGGCCGCGTTCTACGGTCCCAAGCTCGACTTCATGGTGCGCGATGCCCTAGGTCGCAAATGGCAGCTCGGCACGATTCAGGTAGACTACAACCTGCCCGAGCGTTTCGATCTGGAGTACGTGGCGCCTGATAATTCGCGCCAGCGCCCCGTCATGATTCACCGCGCGCCGTTTGGCTCGCTGGAGCGTTTCGTGGCCGTGCTGATTGAGCACTGCGCCGGCAACTTCCCGCTGTGGCTCGCGCCGGAGCAGTTCATCGTACTTCCGATTTCGGACAAATACCACGAGTACGCCCGCCGCGTGCAGGAGCAGCTGCAGCAGGCCGATTTGCGGGGCACCGTCGACGAGCGCGACGAGCGCATCGGCCGCAAAATCCGCGATGCGGAGATGCAAAAGGTACCGTACCTGTTGGTAGTGGGCGAGAAAGAAGCCGACAACGGCATCGTGTCGGTGCGCCGCCACGGCGAAGGCGACCTAGGCTCCATGCCGATCGAGGCGTTTGTGCGCAACTTTCAGGAGCAGGTAGAGGAATTGATGAACGGCCGCGGAACCGTAGCCGCGCACTAG
- a CDS encoding L,D-transpeptidase scaffold domain-containing protein → MSQRIFTSWLRGVGVTVLLLVAASAPGQTDVETSERIRHALSGKAAGLPAVLHNEVLRFYTEVGFAPAWTTESELLPAATAGLKILRRAPAFGLNPADYQTREIELNLDSLQAAKTPEARLQRRVAAELQLTAGLLKLATHLRRGRLHPVTLQPLAYAPDSVFDGVAWLLRARRTPQFEQELLRLQPTTRSYARLQWAWQKLIRTDTAAARKISDQVAVNLERLRWEPRNDSAYLVVNIPAYTLQIVRGPAVVRSHRVIVGGVPTPTPEVYSHVRFFQTSPEWKVPRSIALNEILPRLRRAPGFLAANNYVLYNQQGQQVNPHKINWKQVTPETFRYTIRQTACCDNALGNVVFRFPNTHDIFVHDTPARKLFNAPRRALSHGCIRLEKPFQLAAFLLRRDYGAGAQRQIERMWDSVYGGYSKYFPLRNPMPIYIRYLTCHADDSAEIRTLPDVYQRDAQVLQALLQASEQTTASVGE, encoded by the coding sequence ATGAGCCAACGAATATTTACTTCTTGGCTGCGGGGCGTTGGCGTAACAGTGCTCTTGTTGGTGGCAGCGTCGGCGCCGGGCCAAACCGACGTAGAAACCAGCGAACGAATTAGGCATGCGCTATCGGGCAAAGCGGCCGGGCTTCCGGCGGTGCTCCATAACGAAGTGCTTCGCTTTTATACCGAAGTAGGCTTTGCGCCCGCTTGGACTACTGAGTCTGAACTATTGCCCGCCGCCACCGCTGGCTTGAAAATACTGCGCCGGGCGCCAGCATTTGGCCTAAACCCCGCCGATTATCAAACCCGCGAAATAGAGCTCAACCTCGACTCGCTGCAAGCGGCCAAAACCCCCGAGGCACGGTTGCAACGCCGTGTGGCGGCCGAGTTGCAGCTTACCGCGGGTTTGCTGAAACTAGCCACGCACCTGCGCCGGGGCCGTTTGCACCCAGTTACCCTGCAGCCATTGGCCTACGCGCCCGACAGTGTTTTCGACGGGGTGGCTTGGCTATTGCGCGCACGGCGTACGCCGCAGTTTGAGCAGGAACTGTTGCGCTTGCAGCCCACCACCCGCAGCTACGCCCGACTGCAATGGGCGTGGCAAAAACTGATTCGCACCGACACAGCCGCTGCGCGCAAAATCAGCGACCAAGTGGCAGTTAACCTGGAGCGCTTGCGCTGGGAGCCCCGAAACGATTCGGCCTACTTGGTGGTCAACATACCGGCCTACACCCTACAGATTGTGCGCGGGCCCGCCGTGGTGCGTAGTCATCGGGTGATAGTAGGCGGCGTGCCAACACCCACGCCGGAGGTGTACAGCCACGTGCGGTTTTTTCAGACCTCCCCCGAATGGAAAGTACCGCGCAGCATAGCGCTAAACGAAATTTTGCCCCGGTTGCGGCGAGCACCCGGCTTTTTGGCGGCCAACAATTACGTACTCTACAACCAGCAAGGGCAGCAAGTCAATCCGCACAAAATCAACTGGAAGCAGGTAACACCCGAAACCTTCCGCTACACCATTCGGCAAACGGCTTGTTGCGACAATGCCCTAGGTAACGTGGTGTTTCGTTTCCCTAACACCCACGATATTTTTGTGCACGACACCCCCGCCCGCAAGCTGTTTAACGCGCCGCGGCGGGCCCTCAGCCACGGCTGCATTCGGCTCGAAAAACCGTTTCAGTTGGCGGCGTTTCTGCTCCGGCGCGATTACGGCGCCGGGGCCCAGCGGCAAATAGAGCGTATGTGGGACAGCGTGTACGGCGGTTACAGCAAGTACTTTCCGTTGCGCAACCCCATGCCCATCTATATCCGGTACTTAACCTGCCACGCCGACGACAGTGCCGAAATCCGTACCCTGCCAGATGTATACCAGCGCGATGCGCAAGTGTTGCAGGCTTTGCTGCAGGCCAGCGAGCAAACCACCGCTTCGGTGGGCGAGTAG
- the rpmI gene encoding 50S ribosomal protein L35 yields MPKMKTKSGAKKRFSLTGTGKVKRKHAYKSHILTKKSTKRKRNLTHVTLVSSADMSRVKDMLVL; encoded by the coding sequence ATGCCGAAGATGAAAACTAAGTCCGGCGCCAAGAAGCGTTTCTCGCTGACCGGCACGGGCAAAGTAAAGCGTAAGCACGCGTACAAGTCGCACATTCTGACCAAGAAGAGCACCAAGCGCAAGCGCAACCTGACCCACGTGACCCTGGTAAGCTCGGCTGATATGTCGCGCGTAAAGGACATGCTGGTTCTCTAA
- a CDS encoding tetratricopeptide repeat protein, producing the protein MPALLSEARALQQQYRETAALTRYEHILSAFPRNYEALWQAAVLSARIGSRYTDESRRGNYYTAARQYADRAYAVNPKGGEANYAVALSLAQQATIQSARYRLSLYKSMKPYVYRAVEYSPELSDAWQVLGRWNYRVAHLNPIERAYYRVFLGGSPAGASNTKAMDALRQARALDPCRIQYCYDLARVYSNQGLREPAMQVLHEAASLLPMTSEELEMSRRCRRLLDELEKG; encoded by the coding sequence GTGCCGGCCTTGCTTTCGGAAGCCCGCGCGCTGCAACAGCAATACCGCGAAACGGCCGCTCTTACGCGCTACGAGCATATTTTGAGTGCGTTTCCGCGCAACTACGAGGCCCTGTGGCAAGCGGCGGTGCTAAGTGCCCGCATTGGCAGCCGCTACACCGACGAAAGCCGCCGCGGCAATTATTACACCGCCGCCCGCCAGTACGCCGACCGGGCCTACGCCGTGAACCCCAAGGGCGGCGAAGCCAATTACGCCGTGGCGTTGTCGTTGGCGCAACAGGCCACTATCCAGAGTGCGCGGTACCGACTAAGCTTGTACAAGAGCATGAAGCCCTACGTGTACCGGGCCGTGGAGTATAGCCCCGAACTCTCGGATGCGTGGCAGGTGCTCGGCCGCTGGAACTACCGCGTGGCTCACCTCAATCCCATTGAGCGGGCTTACTACCGGGTGTTTTTGGGTGGTTCGCCCGCCGGCGCCTCCAATACCAAAGCCATGGATGCGCTGCGCCAGGCCCGTGCCCTCGATCCATGCCGCATTCAGTACTGCTACGATTTGGCCCGCGTGTACTCCAACCAAGGCCTGCGCGAACCGGCTATGCAAGTGCTGCACGAGGCCGCCTCGCTGCTACCCATGACGAGCGAAGAACTGGAAATGAGCCGCCGGTGTCGCCGCCTCCTCGATGAGCTGGAGAAGGGATGA
- a CDS encoding tetratricopeptide repeat protein codes for MVDLRTVRSGPDVQAAELNGAIAKQPRNPVLYARRASFHLAAGKTDAAVQDINYAIELDDAPGEFYLIKARALRTKGQLQAAVAAAADAQKRGYNPPDLHLLLAEAHLAARRYDTSLDYLDRVLREQPDNASALFYKGLVYAALRDTVQALDYLRASAARVPRQPEVLHQLAYLLNANRQPAQAAPLVERGLHVDRQYAPLWYDRGRVFDLTALPDSAARQYARAIRLDTALYRADYRLGLYYYKAKQHAKAIPHLRRARRRSQYLPNIGQMLAESYEWAGQTQQAWVAYRELVKQFPGDKHYTFKVWKVGQRLPQPVLDSLKEVYGAPPLPRRAPVAPALSFDSLPSRAPALLTPR; via the coding sequence ATGGTCGACCTCAGAACCGTTCGGAGCGGGCCCGATGTGCAGGCAGCCGAACTTAACGGCGCCATTGCCAAACAACCGCGCAACCCCGTGCTCTACGCCCGCCGCGCCAGCTTTCACTTGGCTGCGGGCAAAACCGATGCCGCCGTTCAGGACATCAATTACGCCATCGAACTCGACGATGCACCGGGCGAGTTTTACTTGATTAAGGCCCGCGCCTTGCGTACCAAAGGGCAATTGCAAGCGGCTGTGGCCGCCGCGGCCGATGCGCAAAAGCGCGGCTACAACCCGCCCGATTTGCACTTGCTGCTGGCCGAAGCCCACTTGGCCGCCCGCCGCTACGATACCTCGCTCGACTACCTCGACCGGGTGCTGCGCGAGCAACCCGACAATGCATCGGCGCTGTTTTACAAAGGGTTGGTGTACGCTGCATTGCGCGATACCGTGCAGGCCCTCGACTACCTACGCGCAAGCGCCGCCCGGGTACCTAGGCAACCCGAAGTGCTGCACCAATTGGCTTACCTGCTGAACGCCAACCGCCAACCGGCGCAGGCCGCTCCGTTGGTCGAGCGAGGCTTGCACGTTGACAGGCAATACGCGCCGTTGTGGTACGACCGCGGCCGGGTGTTCGACCTGACGGCTTTGCCCGACAGCGCGGCCCGGCAGTACGCCCGAGCAATCAGGCTCGATACGGCCCTATACCGCGCCGACTACCGCCTAGGTCTTTATTACTACAAGGCCAAGCAGCACGCCAAAGCCATACCGCATTTGCGCCGCGCCCGGCGGCGCAGCCAATACTTGCCCAACATTGGCCAAATGCTGGCCGAGAGCTACGAATGGGCAGGCCAGACGCAACAAGCCTGGGTGGCTTACCGGGAGTTGGTCAAGCAATTTCCTGGCGATAAGCACTACACCTTCAAAGTCTGGAAAGTGGGTCAGCGGTTGCCGCAGCCCGTGCTCGACTCTTTGAAGGAGGTATACGGCGCGCCCCCTTTGCCGCGCCGCGCGCCCGTAGCGCCCGCCCTCAGTTTTGATAGTTTGCCTTCGCGGGCGCCTGCCTTGCTCACTCCGCGGTAG
- a CDS encoding START-like domain-containing protein: MPLSAIRSKHRFVQEYPINASPKILYPYLASASGLRQWFCQDVIMLNQHTFDFVWDNQHHLAELTSQRTNRSVRYVFLTPDRGHMPDANYLDFMIESSELTQEIYLRIVDYSEETDDIELQEMWDNLVQNLRELVGG; this comes from the coding sequence ATGCCTCTCTCCGCCATTCGCTCTAAACACCGCTTCGTACAGGAGTACCCCATCAACGCGTCGCCCAAAATCCTTTACCCGTATCTGGCCTCGGCCTCGGGCCTGCGGCAGTGGTTTTGCCAGGACGTGATTATGCTTAACCAACACACGTTCGACTTCGTGTGGGACAACCAGCACCACTTGGCCGAGCTAACCTCGCAGCGCACCAACCGCTCGGTACGCTACGTATTCCTGACGCCCGACCGCGGCCACATGCCCGACGCGAACTACCTCGACTTTATGATCGAGTCGTCGGAGCTAACCCAGGAAATCTACCTGCGCATTGTGGACTACTCGGAAGAAACCGACGACATCGAACTGCAGGAAATGTGGGACAACCTCGTGCAGAACCTGCGCGAATTGGTAGGCGGATGA
- the rplT gene encoding 50S ribosomal protein L20, whose translation MPRSVNNVASRHRRKKVMRLAKGYFGRRKNVWTVAKNAVEKGLLYAYRDRKVKKREFRALWIQRINAGARQYGLSYSQFMGGLKKAGIDLNRKVLADLALNHPEAFKSIIEKVKA comes from the coding sequence ATGCCAAGAAGCGTCAATAACGTGGCCTCGCGCCACCGTCGCAAAAAGGTAATGCGCCTGGCCAAAGGTTACTTCGGCCGTCGCAAGAATGTATGGACGGTAGCTAAAAACGCCGTTGAAAAAGGTCTGCTGTATGCGTACCGCGACCGTAAGGTTAAGAAGCGCGAATTCCGTGCCCTCTGGATCCAGCGTATCAACGCCGGCGCCCGTCAGTACGGTTTGTCGTACTCACAGTTCATGGGCGGCCTTAAGAAGGCCGGCATCGACCTGAACCGCAAAGTTCTGGCCGACCTCGCCCTGAACCACCCCGAGGCTTTCAAATCCATCATCGAGAAAGTAAAAGCGTAA